A genomic window from Engraulis encrasicolus isolate BLACKSEA-1 chromosome 14, IST_EnEncr_1.0, whole genome shotgun sequence includes:
- the LOC134462922 gene encoding zinc finger protein 431-like, translating into MERPRPASRSSIPPTRVPDRHTTPQPSTSHSDQGSGDSQPPQPISSQGSGDRQPSQPISSQGSGDRQPPQPIRNTISQPQPIDSTAQCPQASGEGSAQQATEDNKQLCSTESGRERAELESWDGEAARGQVNTANTPGVSKREWLEQQRAQLKDYRRGGSLRNKPRISYIEEEEPKDEDYFFCEDCEDFFIEECWIHGPPIFIPDTPAPVGVPDRARLTLPPGLEVNKSHIPNAGLGVFNRGQEIARGTHFGPYEGQVMDKEQAIESGYSWVIYKSRHSDEYVDAKKETHSNWMRYVNCARNGEEQNLVAFQYRGGIVYRCCRPVVPGEELLVWYGDDYAKELGITFDYLWDVKSSAKEVSVASQVFSCSLCPFSYTAQIYLHKHIKRSHPDDYVRLLRSEEIRSETFIPSGGRNQHTQQTTTAASRPVTQPSSEQQGAHEQRRQQNTQAREKKHHCTQCGKSFTQQGSLKVHHLTHTGERPYHCTQCGKSFIQASDLKVHQQTHTGERPYHCTQCGKSFTQQGSLKAHQRTHTGERPYHCSQCGKSFIQASDLKVHQRTHTGERPYHCTQCGKSFTTVGHLKTHQRTHTGERLHHCIQCGKSCTTGKDLKTHHLTHTGERPYHCTQCGKSFTTGGSLKRHHLTRTGERPYHCTQCGKSFTTVGHLKTHQRTHTHEQRRQQNTQAREKKHHCIQCGKSFTTGGCLKVHQRTHTGERPYHCTQCGKSFTQQGSLKAHQRTHTGERPYHCSQCGKSFIQASDLKVHQRTHTGERPYHCSQCGKSFIQASYLKLHQRTHTGERPYHCTQCGKTFTQQGSLKAHQRTHTGERPYHCSQCGKSFIQASDLKVHQRTHTGERPYHCSQCGKSFTTVGHLKTHQRTHTGERLHHCIQCGKTFTWSGHLQTHKCSHSKEP; encoded by the exons atggAGAGACCAcgaccag CCTCTCGCTCCTCCATTCCTCCTACCAGAGTTCCTGATAGACACACgacaccacag CCAAGCACCAGCCACTCTGATCAGGGCAGCGGGGACAGCCAGCCTCCTCAGCCAATAAGCAGTCAGGGCAGCGGGGACAGACAGCCTTCTCAGCCAATCAGCAGTCAGGGCAGCGGGGACAGACAGcctcctcagccaatcagaaacacCATCAGTCAACCTCAACCAATCGACAGCACTGCTCAGTGTCCTCAGGCCTCAGGGGAGGGTTCAGCACAACAAGCCACAGAGGACAACAAACag tTGTGCAGCACAGAGTCGGGCAGAGAGAGAGCTGAACTGGAGAGTTGGGATGGAGAGGCAGCCAGAGGCCAAGTGAACACAGCAAACACTCCTG gtgtgtccaAGAGAGAGTGGTTGGAGCAGCAGAGAGCCCAGTTGAAGGACTACAGGCGTGGAGGCAGCCTGCGGAACAAACCCAGAATTAGTTACATTGAGGAGGAGGAACCCAAAGATGAAGACTACTTCT TCTGTGAGGATTGTGAAGATTTCTTCATTGAGGAGTGCTGGATCCACGGCCCCCCCATCTTCATCCCTGACACCCCGGCACCAGTGGGGGTCCCAGACCGAGCCAGACTCACCCTGCCCCCTGGACTGGAGGTCAACAAGTCCCACATCCCCAACGCAGGACTGGGAGTCTTCAACCGGGGCCAGGAGATAGCCAGAGGAACTCACTTTGGACCCTACGAGGGACAAGTCATGGACAAGGAGCAGGCCATAGAGAGCGGATACTCatgggtg ATTTACAAGAGCCGCCATTCAGATGAGTACGTAGATGCGAAGAAGGAAACTCATTCCAATTGGATGAG GTATGTGAATTGCGCTCGTAACGGTGAGGAGCAGAATCTGGTGGCGTTTCAGTACAGAGGAGGGATTGTGTATCGCTGCTGTCGGCCTGTTGTCCCTGGAGAAGAACTGCTGGTCTGGTATGGAGACGACTACGCCAAAGAGCTGGGCATCACATTCGACTACCTCTGGGATGTCAAGAGCAGCgctaaag AAGTATCTGTGGCGTCTCAGGTGTTCTCCTGTTCTCTGTGTCCGTTCTCCTACACTGCTCAAATCTACCTGCACAAGCACATCAAGAGAAGTCACCCAGACGACTATGTGCGACTGCTGAGGTCTGAAGAGATCAGATCAGAGACTTTCATACCGTCCGGAGgcagaaaccaacacacacagcaaaccacaACTGCGGCGTCCAGACCAGTCACACAGCCGTCTTCAGAACAGCAAGGAGCACATGAGCAGAGACGACAGCAGAACACCCAAGCAAGGGAGAAGAAAcaccactgcactcagtgtggcaagagtttcactcaACAGGGATCTTTAAAAGTACACCAcctcactcacacaggagagaggccttatcactgcactcagtgtggcaagagttttaTTCAAGCGTCAGATTTAAAAGTACACCAGCagactcacacaggagagaggccgtatcactgcactcagtgtggcaagagtttcactcaACAGGGATCTTTAAAAgcacaccagcgcactcacacaggggagaggccgtatcactgcagtcagtgtggcaagagttttaTTCAAGCGTCAGATTTAAAagtacaccagcgcactcacacaggagagaggccgtatcactgcactcagtgtggcaagagtttcactacAGTGGGACATTTAAAAacacaccagcgcactcacacaggagagaggctgcATCACTGCattcagtgtggcaagagttgcACTACAGGGAAAGATTTAAAAACACACCAcctcactcacacaggagagaggccgtatcactgcactcagtgtggcaagagtttcactacAGGGGGATCTTTAAAACGACACCACCTTACTcgcacaggagagaggccgtatcactgcactcagtgtggcaagagtttcactacAGTGGGACATTTAAAAacacaccagcgcactcacacacatgagcAGAGACGACAGCAGAACACCCAAGCAAGGGAGAAGAAACACCACTGCattcagtgtggcaagagtttcactacAGGGGGATGTTTAAAagtacaccagcgcactcacacaggagagaggccgtatcactgcactcagtgtggcaagagtttcactcaACAGGGATCTTTAAAAgcacaccagcgcactcacacaggggagaggccgtatcactgcagtcagtgtggcaagagttttaTTCAAGCGTCAGATTTAAAagtacaccagcgcactcacacaggagagaggccgtatcactgcagtCAGTGTGGTAAGAGTTTTATTCAAGCGTCATATTTAAAACTACACCAGCggactcacacaggagagaggccgtatcactgcactcagtgtggcaagactTTCACTCAACAGGGATCTTTAAAAgcacaccagcgcactcacacaggagagaggccgtatcactgcagtcagtgtggcaagagttttaTTCAAGCGTCAGATTTAAAAGTACACCAGCggactcacacaggagagaggccgtatcactgtAGTCAGTGCGGCAAGAGTTTCACTACAGTGGG